Proteins encoded within one genomic window of Natator depressus isolate rNatDep1 chromosome 1, rNatDep2.hap1, whole genome shotgun sequence:
- the LOC141999812 gene encoding olfactory receptor 51E2-like, translated as MSDSNTTHFTNPSTFILQGIPGLEAAHVWISIPFSAMYVIAVLGNFTILFIVKRELSLHGPMYYFLCMLAVTDLVLCTSVMPKMLSIFWFNSREIDFSACLTQLYFIHCFSAVESGIFVAMALDRYVAICHPLRHSTILTNPMVAKIGLAVVLRGGMLALPYPFLARRWPYCRTNILPQPYCLHITVVNLACADTRVSSYYGFFVLFCVTGLDVIFIAGSYIHILRAIFNLSTKDARIKIFGTCGSHLFVILAFYIPGLFICLMYQFGQNVSLHFDVLIANIYLLMAPMLNPIIYGVRTKQIRGRLLSLYTHGGD; from the coding sequence atgtcagattccaacacaacccacttcaccaacccctccaccttcatcctccagggcattcctggcctggaggcggcccatgtctggatctccatccccttctccgCCATGTACGTCATAGCCgtcttggggaacttcaccatcctgttcatCGTGAAGAGGGAGCTAAgcctccatgggcccatgtactatttcctctgcatgctggccgtCACCGACCTGGTCCTGTGCACATCCGTCATGCCCAAAATGCTtagcatcttctggttcaattccagggagatcgatttcagtgcctgcctcacccagctgTACTTCATTCACTGCTTCTCGGCAGTGGAGTCTGGGATCTTTGTGGCCATGGCTCTGGATCGCTATGTGGCCATCTGCCATCCCCTTagacattccaccatcctgacaaaCCCCATGGTGGCCAAAATTGGCCTGGCTGTGGTGCTGCGTGGTGGCATGCTCGCACTGCCCTACCCCTTCCTGGCGAGGCggtggccatattgcagaaccaacatccTCCCCCAGCCATACTGCCTGCACATAACCGTGGTGAATCTGGCCTGTGCAGACACCCGTGTCAGTAGTTACTACGGATTCTTTGTGCTATTCTGTGTGACGGGTCTGGATGTGATTTTTATTGCCGGGTCCTATATccacatcctcagggccatcttcaaCCTCTCCACAAAGGATGCCCGGATCAAGATTTTTGGGACCTGTGGATCCCATCTCTTTGTCATTTTAGCCTTTTACATCCCCGGACTCTTCATCTGCCTCATGTATCAGTTTGGCCAGAATGTGTCCCTGCATTTCGACGTTCTCATTGCCAACATTTACCTCTTGATGGCCCCCATGCTAAACCCCATTATCTATGGGGTAAGGACCAAACAGATCAGGGGCAGGCTGCTCAGCCTCTATACTCATGGAGGGGACTAA
- the LOC141999879 gene encoding olfactory receptor 52R1-like: MQETLFCLRVGHHLPYSMSDSNATDFTNPSTFILLGIPGLEATHIWISIPFCTKCIAILGNFTILFIVKRELSLHGPMYYFLCMLAVTDLVLSTSILPKTLSIFWFNSREIDFRACLTQMYFIHCVSVMESGIFVAMALDRYVAICHPLRHSTILTNRLVAKMGLAVVLRGGLLALPFPFLARRWPYCTTNFIPQSYCEHIAVVKLACADIHISSYYSHFVVFSVIGLDVSFIAMSYTQILRAIFSLPRKDARLKTFGTCGSHLCAVLAFYIPGLFSFLTHQFGHNVPPHFHILIANMYLLVPPMLNPLIYGVRTKEIRGRLLQLFTQKAT; encoded by the coding sequence ATGCAGGAGACACTGTTCTGCCTCAGAGTTGGACACCATCTCCcctactccatgtcagattcTAATGCAACcgacttcaccaacccctccaccttcatcctgctgggcattcctggcctggaggcaACCCAcatctggatctccatccccttctgcacaAAATGCATAGCCATtttggggaacttcaccatccttTTCATTGTGAAGAGGGAGCTGAgcctccatgggcccatgtactatttcctctgcatgctggccgtCACCGACCTGGTCCTGTCCACGTCCATCCTACCCAAGAcactgagcatcttctggttcaattccagggagatcGATTTCAgggcctgcctcacccagatgtacttcATTCACTGTGTCTCAGTGATGGAGTCTGGGATCTTCGTGGCCATGGCTTTGgatcgctacgtggccatctgccatcccctgagacattcTACCATCCTGACAAACCGCCTGGTGGCCAAGATGGGCCTGGCCGTGGTGCTGCGTGGTGGCCTGCTTGCACTGCCCTTTCCCTTCTTAGCGAGAAGGTGGCCATATTGTACAACCAACTTTATCCCCCAATCATATTGCGAGCACATAGCCGTGGTGAAGCTGGCCTGTGCCGACATCCACATCAGTAGTTACTACAGCCACTTTGTGGTATTTTCTGTGATTGGACTGGATGTGTCTTTTATTGCTATGTCCTACacccagatcctcagggccatcttcagcctccccagAAAGGATGCCCGGCTTAAGACATTTGGGACCTGcggctcccacctctgtgccgTCTTAGCCTTCTACATCCCAggtctcttctccttcctcacacACCAGTTTGGACACAATGTGCCCCCGCATTTCCACATTCTCATTGCCAACATGTACCTCCTGGTGCCTCCCATGCTAAACCCCCTCATCTATGGGGTGAGGACCAAAGAGATTCGGGGCAGGCTGCTCCAGCTCTTTACTCAGAAAGCGACCTAA